In the genome of Oncorhynchus mykiss isolate Arlee chromosome 30, USDA_OmykA_1.1, whole genome shotgun sequence, the window taaggtaactgagctaaatgactagccccgtagcactcacttccgtcatcatgaagtgctttgagagactagtcaaagatcatatcacctccaccctagctgacaccctagacccacgccaatttgcttaccgccccaataggtccacagacgatgcaatctcaaccacactgcacactgccctaacccatctggacaagaggaatacctatgtaagaatgctgttcatcaattacagctcagcatttaacaccatagtaccctccaaactcagggtctcgaccccaccctgtgcaactgggtcctggactttctgatgggccgccccctgttggtgagggtaggaaacaacccctacaccccgctgatcctcaacactggtcccccccccccacaagggtgcgttctcagccctttcctgtactccatgttcacccatgactgcgtggccatgcatttctccaactcaatcatcaagtttgcagacgacactacaatggtaggcttgattaccaacaacgacgagacagcctacagggaggaggtgagggccctcgggagtgtggtgtcaggaaaataacctcacactcaacgtcaacaaaacaaaggagattatcgtggacttcaggaaacagcagagggagcattcccctatccacatcaatgggacagtagtggagaaggtggaaagtccTAAGTTtctcggtgtacacatcatggacaaactgaaatggtccacccacacagacagcgtggtgaagatgGCGCAATAgcacttcaggaggctgaagaaatttggcttgtcaccaaagacattcacaaacttttacaggtgcacaattgagagcattctgtcgggctgtacgGAAACTGTACGGAAACTGCTCcgtccacaaccgtaaggctctccagagggttgtgagGTCTACACAATGcaccaccgggggcaaactaccaggacacctacaccacccgatgtcacaggaaggccaaaaagataatcaaagacaacaaccaccctagccactgcctgttcactccgctatccagaaggcgaggtgcatcaaagctggccatcagactgttaaacagccatcactgatattgagtggctgctgcgaacatactgactcaaatctctagccactttaataattcaaaattggatgtaataaatgtgtcactttaaactatgccactttatataatgtttacataccctacattactcatctaatatgtatatactgtactctataccatctgctgcatcttgccatcgcttgctcatccatatatttctatgtacatattcttatacattcctttacacttgtgtgtgtatataagttAGTTGtttaattgttagattacttgttagatattacagcacggtcggaactagaagcacaagcatctcgctacactcgcattaacatctgctaaccatgtgtatgtgaccaataaaattggatttgaatttGAGGTTGCCGTGTTGTGATATAAATTGATATGATATAAAGCCGACCACCAGAGGGAGGCAAATACCAGCTTATTCTACATGAGATTCTTTACATGGTGCTAAAACAGTTTGGATGGCTGTCTTCTtataaaatggtgtgaaataaataaaataagtaaagTAAACATACACTTAAAACAAAAAAAGTTATTCTACTGCTTGATTTATCGGGGACTTTCAGCTTAAGAGGTTTAAAGTAGATGGCCCTAGCTATTAAAAAGACTACTAGACAACAGATAATGACGAAAAATTATACTTATCACTCCTGTATTAAATCCGTTTAGTGCATTAATGTGTTCAGTTTGTGGTCAGTAGTCACTGTGCGCCTTGTGTGGAATACGAGGTCATTATGTAATTACTGAAGAGATGTAAATAGCTTTATTAGCTGTTTCTGTGTTTTTAATGAAGTTTTGCGCCAAAAAATAAACTTTATACTgaagacacaaaaacacacagaggGGTTAGTTGTATGAGCATTCACAAGTAGGAGTAACAGCAAAATgattaaataaacacacacacacacacgctaaggtAACACCGCTCTTCACATAGtgaactcacacacactcctcaccttTCTCAATGGTGGTGTAGATGGTCTCCATACCAGCCATGATGTGGTCTGTGACGTGGCAGTGCAGCAACCAGGAGCCGGGGTACTGAGGCTTCATCTTCACCGTCTGGAAGGTGGCTGAGGATAGGTGAAACATGACTGTCCGGTAGGACCTTCCACTAAGCTGGGGAACACCGGACGAGAGAAAGTCAGATTCAGATGTGTTATTCCTGGGCTAGAATAAAAGTCGGCACACCCTGTGGGTCCCAATGACTAAAAGGTCTCAATGAATAAAAGGTAAGGTCCTATATGTGACCCTAAGTCgagaatccaatcgagaatctgtggaaagaactgaaaactgctgttcacaaatgctctccatccaacctcactgagctcgagctgttttgcaaggaggaatgggaaaaaatgtcagtctctcgatgtgcaaaactgatagagacataccccaagcgacttacagctgtaatcgcagcaaaaggtggcgctacaaagtattaacttaagggggctgaataattttgcacgcccaatttttcagtttttgatatgttaaaaaagtttgaaatatccaataaatgtcgttccacttcatgattgtgtcccacttgttgttgattcttcacaaaaaaatacagttttatatctttatgtttgaagcctgaaatgtggcaaaaggtcgcaaagttcaagggggccgaatactttcgcaaggcactgtataaggcaTATCATGCATATTTCAGGAAAGGTTTACCTCAcctaatttttttttaaaacttgtcACATATAGGACCTTACCTTTTATTCATTGAGACCGTATAGAAATCAGAAGAGGATACAGGCAGGTGGGAGAAACTGTGACTGCAGAGattgaaccctggtctccagTGGGGAGGTTTGTATGCGACAAGTGCCGGGAGTGTTACCACTTAATTACTGCTCTGCACAGGACTTTACCTTATGGTCAATGCTGCATCCATGGAAGTAGGCCGTGTGGATGTCCACCTCATTGGCCATCCCCTTCaggtaccagtacaccctgtccCCCAGCACCATGTTCAGAACCTGCATGTTCCCAAACAGCTGTCTGATGCCTGCAGCAGAGACAGAAACTTTATCTGATCCCACAGCTCCCGAGATCAGGATTGTCATACAAGGCTATAATGAAGCCTTCATAAACACTTTATAAGGcctcagtggtgtaaagttcttaagaagtactttaaagtatttttacttaagtcgtttttttttatatctgtacattactatttatatttttgacaacttactTTTGCTTACTTACTAC includes:
- the LOC118945796 gene encoding ceruloplasmin-like, which encodes MTILISGAVGSDKVSVSAAGIRQLFGNMQVLNMVLGDRVYWYLKGMANEVDIHTAYFHGCSIDHKLSGRSYRTVMFHLSSATFQTVKMKPQYPGSWLLHCHVTDHIMAGMETIYTTIEKGEECV